The following are encoded in a window of Carya illinoinensis cultivar Pawnee chromosome 15, C.illinoinensisPawnee_v1, whole genome shotgun sequence genomic DNA:
- the LOC122295737 gene encoding putative receptor protein kinase ZmPK1, producing the protein MYIHKQPHPIYSRQHFIAVVAQASDTMDSPVLFLLISLSFSLMSSSSSLDTIHEGTSLSIEKLEDILISPDGVFSAGFYSVGDNAYCYAIWFNKPSRGKNQTVIWMANRDQPVNGKSSKLSLLKTGNLILSDAGKLTVWSTNTQSLSSVHLSLYNTGNLVLKNMEGITLWESFDFPTDTLLPQQLLTRSTRLVSSRSQTNYSSGFYKLFFDNDNVLRLLYDGLDVSNIYWPDPWLVSWEAGRSTYNNSRIAVLDTFGNFNSSDNFTVMAADYAPKLHRRLKIDYDGDVRLYSWDDEGETWFVSWQAIQKPCKIYGICGANSFCSYIVGSDRKCSCLPGFKMKNLTDWSYGCEPEFHLSYNRSESRFFQLPHVEFFGYDYGYFPNYTLDQCKNLCLQLRNCKGFQFTFSQDDGFSKCYPKTLLLNGYRSPDFPGDLYLRLPKQNFFSYEKSVQDFTLVCSSKGTVQLDRTYKRSRENGIVKFMLWFACGVGGLEIIGIFLVWCLLTRTRQASSVDKQGYLVGITGFRRFSYAALKKATKDFNEEIGRGAGGIVYKGVLPDNRAVAIKRLNEPNQGEGEFLAEVSIIGRINHMHLIEMWGYCAEGKHRLLVYEYMEHGSLAQNLSSRALDWKKMFGIAVGTAKGLAYLHEECLEWVLHCDVKPQNILLDSNYQPKVADFGLSKLQNRNIENASFSSIRGTRGYMAPEWVFNLPITSKVDVYSYGIVVLEMVTGKGPTKGVDAIDSGGETEPKRLVAWVREKRNEATAMSSWLEKIIDPLLEGSYEKDKMEILVTVALQCVEEEKDARPSMSQVVEMLLRQEIDSHSDDHGVNL; encoded by the coding sequence ATGTACATCCACAAGCAACCACATCCTATTTATTCCAGGCAACATTTTATAGCAGTAGTTGCCCAGGCCTCCGATACCATGGATTCGCCAGTTTTGTTCCTTCTAATATCTTTGTCATTTTCTCTCATGTCCTCATCTTCAAGCCTGGATACCATTCATGAAGGCACATCACTCTCAATCGAGAAATTGGAAGACATTCTGATATCACCAGATGGAGTTTTCTCTGCTGGCTTTTATTCCGTGGGTGATAACGCCTATTGCTATGCCATATGGTTCAATAAGCCATCCCGTGGCAAGAACCAGACTGTAATCTGGATGGCAAACCGTGATCAGCCCGTTAATGGAAAGAGCTCCAAGCTCTCTCTCCTCAAAACTGGTAATCTTATCTTATCCGATGCTGGAAAGTTGACAGTTTGGTCAACAAACACTCAGTCACTCTCCTCAGTACACTTATCTCTCTACAATACCGGTAATCTTGTACTAAAGAACATGGAAGGTATTACTTTATGGGAAAGCTTTGATTTCCCAACAGACACCCTTCTTCCCCAACAACTACTCACTAGAAGCACAAGGCTTGTCTCCTCCAGAAGCCAGACCAACTATTCGTCTGGTTTTTACAAGCTCTTTTTCGATAATGACAACGTCCTCCGCCTTCTTTATGATGGTCTTGACGTTTCAAACATATATTGGCCAGACCCGTGGCTCGTGAGTTGGGAAGCTGGAAGgtccacatacaacaacagtCGGATCGCAGTGCTTGATACATTTGGGAACTTCAATTCTTCCGATAATTTTACTGTCATGGCAGCCGACTATGCGCCGAAGCTTCATAGAAGACTGAAAATTGATTATGATGGTGATGTTCGACTGTACAGTTGGGACGACGAGGGGGAGACGTGGTTTGTGTCTTGGCAAGCCATTCAAAAACCTTGCAAGATTTATGGTATTTGTGGGGCAAATAGTTTTTGCAGCTATATTGTTGGTTCTGATAGGAAATGCTCTTGCCTCCCTGGATTTAAGATGAAAAACCTCACAGattggtcttacgggtgcgagCCCGAGTTTCATCTTTCTTACAATAGAAGTGAGTCTCGCTTTTTTCAATTACCCCATGTTGAATTCTTTGGCTATGATTATGGGTACTTCCCTAATTACACATTGGATCAATGTAAGAATTTATGTTTGCAACTGAGAAATTGCAAAGGGTTCCAATTCACATTCTCCCAGGATGATGGCTTTTCAAAATGCTACCCCAAGACGTTGTTGCTGAATGGATATCGTTCCCCTGATTTCCCAGGTGACCTTTATTTAAGACTACCtaaacaaaatttcttttcctacgAAAAGTCTGTACAAGATTTTACTCTAGTTTGCTCAAGTAAAGGTACTGTGCAACTGGACAGAACATATAAAAGAAGCCGGGAAAATGGGATAGTAAAATTCATGCTCTGGTTTGCATGTGGAGTTGGAGGACTTGAAATCATCGGTATCTTTTTGGTGTGGTGTCTTTTGACTAGAACCCGACAAGCTTCTAGTGTAGACAAACAAGGCTATCTTGTTGGTATCACTGGGTTCAGAAGATTTTCCTACGCTGCACTCAAGAAGGCAACAAAAGATTTTAATGAGGAGATTGGTAGAGGTGCGGGAGGAATAGTGTACAAAGGGGTATTGCCTGACAATCGAGCTGTAGCAATCAAGCGCCTCAATGAACCTAACCAAGGAGAAGGTGAATTTCTAGCTGAAGTAAGCATCATCGGGAGGATTAACCACATGCACTTAATTGAGATGTGGGGGTATTGCGCAGAGGGAAAGCACAGGCTTTTGGTGTATGAGTACATGGAACATGGTTCTTTAGCTCAAAACCTGTCATCGCGTGcacttgattggaagaaaatgtttGGCATTGCTGTAGGGACAGCAAAAGGCCTAGCTTATCTACATGAAGAGTGCTTGGAGTGGGTTTTACACTGTGATGTAAAGCCGCAAAACATACTCTTAGACTCTAACTATCAACCAAAGGTGGCAGATTTTGGGTTATCTAAACTACAAAATAGAAACATTGAGAATGCAAGCTTCTCAAGTATAAGAGGAACCCGAGGCTACATGGCTCCAGAGTGGGTTTTCAATCTTCCTATCACCTCCAAAGTGGATGTTTATAGCTACGGAATTGTTGTATTGGAGATGGTGACAGGCAAGGGACCAACAAAAGGTGTTGATGCTATAGATAGTGGAGGGGAGACAGAACCCAAAAGATTGGTTGCTTGGGTGAGGGAAAAAAGGAATGAAGCGACTGCAATGTCTTCTTGGCTTGAGAAGATCATTGACCCATTATTGGAAGGCAGTTATGAAAAAGATAAGATGGAAATTCTAGTAACAGTTGCTTtgcaatgtgtagaagaagagaaagatgcAAGACCCAGCATGAGCCAAGTAGTTGAGATGCTTTTACGCCAAGAAATTGATAGTCATAGTGATGATCATGGTGTTAATCTCTAA